One Lentisphaera araneosa HTCC2155 DNA window includes the following coding sequences:
- a CDS encoding CoA-binding protein produces MKPTLIIGASPRSSSYANMAMHALKEAGHKTLLYNPTGRKVDDREVYTTINEIDQEIHTITLYVRPSRLAPIVEELIALNAERIIFNPGTEDPAIIQAFQDAGLQALEACTLVMLRTQQY; encoded by the coding sequence ATGAAGCCCACCCTCATCATTGGCGCCAGTCCCCGTAGCTCGAGCTATGCCAACATGGCCATGCATGCTTTGAAAGAAGCAGGCCACAAAACCCTACTCTATAATCCCACTGGTCGCAAAGTTGATGATCGCGAGGTCTACACGACGATCAATGAAATTGATCAAGAAATTCATACTATCACGCTCTATGTTCGCCCCAGTCGCTTAGCTCCCATTGTCGAAGAACTCATTGCCCTCAATGCCGAACGCATCATTTTCAATCCTGGAACCGAAGATCCCGCAATCATTCAGGCTTTTCAAGATGCGGGCCTACAAGCCCTCGAAGCCTGTACACTCGTCATGCTACGAACTCAGCAATACTAA